One Perca flavescens isolate YP-PL-M2 chromosome 5, PFLA_1.0, whole genome shotgun sequence genomic window, ttacttaagtacaattttgaggtacttctACATTACTTGggcatttccattttatgctactttatttatgctatttattttattagcttGAAGGTAGTCTGGCTCAatggatgtacattgctgggacaGAGCCTGACATCCGGTGAGTGAGAGGCACGTCGGAAGTCCCTCCCCTCTTGCCCAGGACGgttgttattggtttaaagaaatagagCGTTCAGAAGACATATACCTCACCAATAAATAAGTTTTTGAGTGTTTTCTAAATGGTTAATAAAGTCTCATTAAATGTTATTCCAAATGTGAGGTAACATATTAGTTGTGTGTAAAATGAAGAGGTGTTCAGGCTCCTTTCCATTTTCCAACAGCCCTAGTTATCTAGCAGATCACTTTGTCTCAGTACAGTCTGGCTcttgcattatatatatatatatatatactgtatatatatatatatatttggcttCACAGATATCAAAGTGGCTTgccaaataaaataaagctgTTGTCAGTTGCAATCTGTGAGATCATCCTTCAAACTCTGATGACTCATGAAACCGTAAATCAACAGAGGCCAGAACCAAGCAGATCAGGCTCCGTCAAATCCTCTGTTCACACTCAATTTGTAGTGAATTAATGTTGCTGTACTGTAGACAAAACCCATGCAAGGATCCTATTAATGACATGTACTGGGATGAAGCTAGTGCAACTGCTAATATTAAATACTAAATATACACTTAATATAGATACTTTAATTCAAACTTTGATTAGAACAGTTCCTCACCTTGATGGCAGAGTGCAGTGAGTATTTGTAGAGTTTCTTGAACTCGGCTCTGATGTCCAACAGATCGATCTCGGACCGGCTCACCATGATCCGGATCAGAGTCCGCTCGTCTGTTCCACCACCctgataaaacacacacacacacacacacacacacacacacacacacacacacacacacacacacacacacacacacacacacacacacacacacacacacacacacacacacacacacacacacacacacacacacacacacacacacacacacacacacacacacacacacacacacacacacacacaagtaaataaatcaataacagTTTGATTGACATTCCCTTTAGTGCACAAAACaacttatatacagtatattaaaaaagGAGATCTTATCAAAACAACCCAACACCAGTTTGATATTTTCTGGATTGCAttcacaacaaaaacatcattttggaaaataattgaaaacagATATTTCTCATTTAGCAAATGAACCCATGATGAATAGTAtgtaatacatactgtataaaatgatgTAGTATGCATTTGCAAAACATGTAATGTCTTTTTTGACATGACCGTTTAAGTAGCTTAAAATGTCCAAATAATTCCTTTTGTGAATCCAGCTCAAGTCCGGTAATAATTCAGCAACCATACAGTAAATGGTGGGGCATCTATACATCTATATGCTGAACAGCTTCATATTATgggataagataagataagatacatTTTATTGTCCCGAAgaaaatttgtcttggacagaCAAATGATATCTGCTTTTTAAAGAGTTCAACACAACAtagtgcatacatacatacacacacacacatacatgaagTACAGACACTGATGATGTACTTTCTTCACATAACTTCTTAATATAACTATGTTGCTATGAACTGGATATTGTTTGTATAGTGATCTGCAACTGAAACATACATATGCAATACAAACCTTCATGCTCCCGTACAGGCGTTCAGCAAAGTAGGCCGGTACGCTCTTCACACATTTCACTGAAGGAGAAGCACAGTTGAATACAACGTGGTTGTAATGTGGTTAGAAACAGCATTTATACAACTCTTTTTCTAcaagtgaaagagaaaatgatATGACCGTGTACAGATTTGTTTCTCTAACAAAGTAAATTCACTCTCAATGTGGGGGTATACACTACATGACCAAAAGTATGTACAGTAGTCAACCCACAATTGCTACCATATGTGACTGTTGAACATATTATAAAAACATGGGCATTAATCTGCAGCATTCTGTGAAGACTTTCCACAAGATTTAGTCCACATACTTTGGGCCATATAGTGTAtatgaaattaaaacaattaaatgttTAAGCGCATACCGATCGCCACCAGTAGCTTCTCCAGCTTCCCTGACATCTCTCCTTCGATGCTTTGCTGCAGAGTCTTTCCACTGATGTTCTTGTATTCAACAAGCGCTACACAGAAGAAAAAGTCTCACTTTACATTTCCGATCATTCTATATTGACCATCTATTGTAAGAACTTCATTTGAGTCCAGATTAAACACATTATAAGTTAGGCGTGACATACTTTGTCTCAGTTGAGGTATACTTCTCTGGCAGAGGATTTCAATGAATTTAGATTCATCAGTGCCAAACTTCTTCTCCCCAGCATTGTAAAGGGTCTGTGtagaacaaaaataataatatactcATCGCAAAGAGAGCCAGTACAGTACATCGAAAAACATTTTCCCTTTGAAACCAATTCAAAGTGCATCATATACTGTACCTTGGCGTCTTCTTTTGCCTTCTCTGTATTTACTGTGGTGTCCGCGGCCCTCTTGccctggaaaaaataaataataataagaccAGGCACTCTGTTCCCCTCATTTTAAGCCTTACACCCCTTTTCAAACACTCAAACTAGGCGCTGAAGGAAAAATTGTGACTGATTCTGCTCTGTTCTGGTCCAAGTGGCCAGATTTGATCTGACTCCAAATTTGGTCACTTCACCCTGCACCTTTAAGTATAACAAATCTTTAGTAAATGATATTGCAAgcaaagtttatatatatatatatatatatatatatatatatatatatatatatatatatatatatatatatatatatatatatatatatatatatatatatatatatatatatagacattcTGTCTCCTGAGAAGATAGCGAAATGCGTGGTAGCCCCGGACTCGCTCTcgttctctcctcctctcctggcCTAAAGCTTGTCTGTTACTATTAGATATTTTATTAGGGGCATTCTGTTCCAAATGTTTATCAGGAGCACTTTGCTCCAGTAATTCTGCAAATGTCTTATCTCACACATGCCagacaagaggagagagggaggccaTCCCAGGCTACAAGACATTCTATTCTTACACAATATATTCTTCAACACCCTCTTTTTCCACAGCAAAACGCTGTGGAGCCTAACAATAGTCAGTGTAAAACAGTAAAAATGGGCTCCCTCTTTTCAGACCTAAGTACGACTCAGTGGCAATTAGCAACATTAATaaatgaccaaaaaaaataaactatgatGATAATAAAATGATGATCTTATATGTAGTTTTTAGCCGCTAGTGTAAACTGCATAATCCATCGCTCTGTCTATGACTATACcaatgtttacatttatttcgTGGAAATCTCTAAATCATTGTGGAACAgcaaaaacttcaaaacaaacttaTTATAAATCACACTACACAAACCTATGTCTTGCTTAAGGCTATATTGACTACAATATTGCTGAAAATTAAAACCACACTTGAAACTTATGTTTAGCTTTCAGTTATATTAATTCAAATCAAAAGGCCTACTTCTGGCCACGCGCAAAGTAGCTTTGAAACAAAGAAGGGAGTCTCTGACAGCAGAGAAAAGGATAGAAAAACAGATTGAGATAGAAAAGATGGGGATTGCAGAGGGGGGCACTGGGTGGTGACAGATGATTTTAGACCCAGCGTGATTATACTCCTTCCTCATCACCATTAGTGGTTTTACATTTCCAAAATCCTGTTGTGCAGATAGTCCTtgctcaaaaccaacagaaCTTGTTTATTATCCCTTTTATGTTTAGTAATTATGACTGTTAAAGTCGAAGAATGTGATGAAGGGACTTGTCGTTTTGTGCAGTTCACCCTCACCAGTATAGATATGCGCTCCTTTTGCCATTTTTGCCTATTTTCCtccattttccttttatttttttaactattattttcatttcatttttatattcatAATTGTGTATACATATTAATTTCTGTCAGAGGAAAAGAattaaaaagggaagaaaatgtGATATGAAGCAAATGGGAGCAGATTCCTACAAGGACAATCAAGAACGTGTTAGTTTAATTCAAGCTGTGAGGTTTTACTTTATTATCTCTCCAAATATCCATCTAACTCCACACGGTCTTCACTTCACAGGTCTTATAATTCTGTATCTGGACACACTGTTCACAGTTGTTACTGTTTCTATTATGATGACAAACCTCGGCCAGGAGGAGCAGCGCTTTGGAAAAGTCTCCGGAAACTTCCCCCTTCAGATCTTCAGTCAACTTCTTCTTTGTTTCTGTGgaagaaaacatccaaaacaaacTCATGATTCAGatatttgaaaagaaaaccaaTCCCAAAACAAGAAATTCCTACTTTCAAAAAGGGCCAGACAATAGGTGAAGGGTCTTAGGAATTAAGGCTGTTCAGTTGCAATCTTTACCGTTGAAATAGGCATCAGAGAGAGCTTTAATTTGCTCGTTGGATCTGGAGGCAAAGATTTCAATCAAGACGCTTTCTGTTGTCCCAGCTCCCTGCAACGTCACGCAGTTACGTTACACATGGAGCTCACTGTCTGAATGGCATTTATATCATGAACGACAATTAACGAACAACAAATTATTTCAATAATAATTAATGATAACCCGTCtttacttaaaggagaattccggccgaTTTTTACCAGCAACTGGAGTTGCTGCTGCTACGTccagagctcccagttagctaaaatgccAGTTGTCGGGGCATCTTATAAAGcatgcctttgtgcctcttaacagacacaaatgcattaaaatgtctgcgcaacatgaacagggcccttatgttacaacaagatgcgttttcaactccgACATCGTGAAGAAATcgtttaaattcaaagtttgtacGGTcacctgtctcgatcctgccggtagctagctcggcCTGCTAGATTCAGGTAAAAATCGGATGCAATTCTCCTTTAATAAGATTTTTTCACCAGGGAACAAACATCCCTTATGTTATGAATAAACTAAACTTAACTGAATCATCACTtgatctgtgtgtatatacttcACACAGTACATTGTATTACTAAATGTCTAGGCTCCCTGCTTAAATATGCCCTAAATGAACTGTTTAATTATTGATACAAGGACAACAGCATTAAGTAACACTTTGGGTTTCACTTTAGCTAAACCAATTCcattcacatttatttttattacaaaagGTTTAAGTTTAAGATGTACAATTAAGGGGTTCTCTTTCTTACTGCTTCCATTTGATGCACTATATTCAGTTCCAACTCTGCAAGCTGTATGTATTAATACATGTTGTTGAGCAAATAGTTCTGTCACCATCAACATGCATTTGTGAAGTTAAGAAACACCAACTTTTATGGCCCGGATCACTTCATGGCAGTCAAACGCCGCAGGAGTGGTGACGAGCGCCACCAGCAGCTCCTCAAAGTTACCGCTGGTTTCTCCTTTCACGTCCTTCACCAATGGCTATATGACGTAAACAAAACCGGTTTTACTTTTCAAACAAAggcacactcactcacacacactgtatcCAAAGGCTGTTTACCAGGCATGTTACCAGAGCACACACAGTAACTGGGGCAACTATTTGTCATGTTAAAGCTGCACaagacaatatatatattttttttaaatcagtttgACCTTAAATCATAGAAAGGGATGCTCTGGTTGAAatattcacaataaaaaaaaagaatatcagGTGTCAGGGAGTGTACACAAGAAGTGAACTGCAACTGCTAACAAGGCATCTTTATGTTATCTGTTGATGTATTTGTCCGTGCATGAAACTAACATGAAAATAAATCTCCCTCATGGGACAATaattatctatatctatctatctatctatctatctatctatctatctagccaGCCACCTGCCTGTAATCTGCAATCAAGCCACCTTCACTCCACTCTGCATAAAAGCCTGGTTCAGCTCCCCACTCTTCGCCAGATCGTCCGTTTACCCACAGTGGTATACTGCCCCGGCTCCTAAGAATCTTCACTCTGTTACTTTGTTCTCGGTTTCATCCTGATCCCATCTCCGTGTCGTTCCTCAGACCCTGTCTCCAGCCATTTCCAACCTGCCCTCACCAGCCTCCAGGATTTCCACCTACTGACTCTCTCTGCCCAGCGCCACTCCAgttaaaggctctgacacaccaaccagacaaccaaccgtcggcagaaaaggcagtcggactgatcagtcggctccggtctctcaaaaaagtgcctcggaacacaccgaag contains:
- the anxa3a gene encoding annexin A3a, whose product is MKKIMEIQVRVCEDLRAVTAAVDQRVADLERPCEPVPDRSHRRFWSGGRLTICHLPGSRYTTEELPVVIMSLWDDLESLVSSPSSFAAKTGERGTIKPIPNFNAGGDAKALKKAMKGLGTDEKTLIDVLTHRSSAQRQLICEAYQKDTGKPLVKDVKGETSGNFEELLVALVTTPAAFDCHEVIRAIKGAGTTESVLIEIFASRSNEQIKALSDAYFNETKKKLTEDLKGEVSGDFSKALLLLAEGKRAADTTVNTEKAKEDAKTLYNAGEKKFGTDESKFIEILCQRSIPQLRQTLVEYKNISGKTLQQSIEGEMSGKLEKLLVAIVKCVKSVPAYFAERLYGSMKGGGTDERTLIRIMVSRSEIDLLDIRAEFKKLYKYSLHSAIKSDLSDSYGECVNAICGGDD